A window of the Arachis duranensis cultivar V14167 chromosome 5, aradu.V14167.gnm2.J7QH, whole genome shotgun sequence genome harbors these coding sequences:
- the LOC107487800 gene encoding mitogen-activated protein kinase kinase kinase 20, producing MDWIRGPILGSGSFATVSLATPKNPSLSFHFPAAVKSSDRLTSFFLVNEEHVLDRLGSSCPRIVKCLGHDTTVENGESFYNIFLEYASNGTLADQMKKNQGGKFDEKQVRRYARSIMEGLKHIHENGFVHCDIKLQNMLVFENGEVKISDFGLAKEKGATVQRGDKKWECRGTPLYMSPESVNDNEYESPADIWALGCAAVEMLTGKPAWNVKSGSNMWSLLIRIGVGEEIPVIPEDLSEQGKDFLRKCFVKDPRERWTAEMLLNHPFLAGEDSHDALIHNEISPRSNFDFPDWDYTSTVNDSAVTTVSPPKDWLPQLVTEQGLPDWSESEGWISVRRRVIVEAS from the coding sequence ATGGACTGGATTCGAGGACCAATCCTCGGCAGTGGAAGCTTCGCCACCGTCAGTTTAGCCACACCCAAGAACCCTTCCCTTTCGTTCCACTTTCCGGCAGCCGTTAAGTCCTCCGATCGTTTGACCTCCTTCTTCCTCGTTAACGAGGAACACGTCCTTGACCGCCTCGGTTCTTCTTGTCCTCGAATAGTTAAGTGCTTGGGCCACGACACCACCGTCGAAAACGGTGAGTCGTTTTACAACATCTTCCTCGAATACGCTTCCAACGGCACGCTCGCTGATCAGATGAAGAAGAATCAAGGTGGGAAGTTCGATGAGAAACAAGTAAGAAGGTACGCGAGGTCCATCATGGAAGGGTTGAAGCACATTCACGAGAATGGGTTCGTTCACTGCGATATTAAGCTTCAGAACATGCTTGTGTTCGAAAACGGCGAGGTGAAGATCTCGGATTTCGGGCTTGCAAAGGAGAAAGGTGCCACGGTGCAGCGTGGAGACAAGAAGTGGGAGTGCAGGGGAACGCCTCTCTACATGTCCCCTGAGTCGGTGAATGATAACGAGTATGAGTCACCGGCGGATATATGGGCCCTTGGATGCGCCGCCGTGGAGATGCTCACCGGAAAGCCAGCGTGGAATGTTAAGAGTGGGTCCAACATGTGGTCGCTGCTAATTCGGATTGGAGTTGGTGAAGAAATTCCGGTGATTCCGGAGGACTTGTCCGAACAGGGGAAGGACTTTTTGAGAAAGTGTTTCGTTAAGGATCCCAGGGAGAGGTGGACGGCGGAGATGCTCCTCAACCACCCGTTTCTCGCCGGTGAAGACAGCCATGATGCTTTGATCCATAACGAAATCTCGCCCAGAAGTAACTTTGACTTTCCTGATTGGGATTACACTTCCACGGTGAATGATTCTGCTGTCACCACTGTTTCCCCGCCTAAGGATTGGTTACCGCAGCTGGTGACGGAGCAGGGGTTGCCGGATTGGTCAGAATCGGAGGGCTGGATAAGTGTTCGGAGAAGAGTTATCGTGGAAGCTTCGTGA